AATTTAATATCCTTACTAAATTTGTTAAGCAACATATTACTGACTAATCTCCTATGGCATTTTTCTGTTGTATGTTCTGAACAGAGTAAAACAACATTATGATAATTTTTAAACTGCTCTACAAAATTCCCAATTTTTGATTTTTTTTCTAAGTATTGATTAAACTCTTTTTCAAACAATTTATAATCTTTACTCATAGCAGAACCTTTGGTTCTTACTTCTTTTAATAATTCATTTTGTGGTGCTAAGTCAACTCTATGAACATATTTGCAACCGTCAACTAATTTATCCAAAAAGAAAGGCAAATCCTTTTCAAAGGCAAAGCGTGACAGTTGTCCGTTAGGATTTAATCGAATGTCAACAAGACAATCAATTTTATTTTTTTTCAAAATCCCAAAAAACTCTTCTGCTGTTTTCTGAGTAAAACCAATGTTAAATAAATTAATCATATTCTTCGAATTTTTGATTGTTAGTATTTTTTGCTTTTTTCCATCCGTGCATTAAATTCCAGTAACGGTCACAGAAGTCATTTATCTTTTCTTGTTGAGTTTTTCCAAAATAATTATCAATTTTCGCTGGTTCAAAAATTGAAGAATTTAAAACATCTATTTTTTTTATTTCAGATTTATTTAATACTATTTCTGATAACTGTTTATTTATATTTTCATTGGAGACAGTTTCAATATTACCATTTTGATTTTTAATGATATGTTCTATATCTAACCATTCTCCAAACTTTTGTTCGATCTTTTTGCTTACTAAAAAATACCTATGACAGTCAATTGGTCTTTTCTCGCTACATATAAGGGCAAGCTTGTAATTATTATCATACGCTGTTTCTATTCTTTTTATTCCATCGGAAAAATATTCATTTCTTCTAAATTTTTGAAAATCAACTATCTCTTCATCAGCATAAAGTTCTGTATCTTCTGGTCGGTTGCTTTTTGAAATAGGAAATATGCTTTCAAAAAATATATCAGTAGCTTTAGAAAAAACATCTTGCGTTGGACTTGCTTTTGCTCCCAGTTCTGGCATATGACCATATGAAATGGAGAAATGTTTACTTGCAGCTTTTAAATTGTCGGCATTACATTGTGGATACTGCTTGGAATATGGCATAGAGCGAACATCAATCAAATGAGTAACATTAAATTCTTTTAATGTTTTGAACATTTTTTCAATGTCAATAACAGCTCCATTTTGAAATAAGGTGTAGCCCAAAGTGTATAATTTTCGTTTTTCCATTTTATAACTCTCTTAAGTTCGTGTTTTGGGTAATATTGTGTACAATTTCATTTGTAAATATAATTTCAATTATATCGTTTTTGTCGTTATTCTTAAAAACATCTGAATATTTAGCCAACAGTTCACTAACTTTTTGGTTGTACTCTGAATGTTGAAAATTAATGAATATTTTACTTGCTTTAGCAATATTATGTATGTATATCAAAATAAACTCTTCAAGTCCTATTTCAAAATATCTGCAACTTATTGCCCAGTTGTGAATGAGAAATGTGTCATATGTAAGTTTATAAGTGATTGCTGAGCAGATTCCCAAATTTTCACCATTTTCTCTACATATTTCAAAATATACTGATTTTGCATCACAATCAAACTCATCATCATTCTTAGAGAATTTAAATTGGTTTGATTTAGAGTACAATTTTATGGATTCAGTATGTTTGTCATCACTGATTATTTTGACATTTAGTGTAGGTAAAGAGTTTTGAGACCGTTCCGTTTTAATTATTTTGTATTGTTTTCTTCTACTCTGCGAATTTAACGACAACTCAATTCTTTCAAATATACAACCAGCAATTAATTGATTTATTAATTCATTATGATTTGTCCATTCAGGTACAAATACTTCTGGTAATTTAAGTTTCACTTCATCTCTAACTATTTGATTATCGTCAATAAATACGATTGAATTTGGTAAAATGGAGAGTTGTCCCGCTATTTTTCTAATATTTTCACTTTTAATGTTATTATTAGCAATAATGTAATCAATCTGATTTTTTAATGGAAAAGTGTTGTCATCTAATTTTTCTATTGTTGATTCAACCATTTTAGAATCATTTCTTGAACAAATTGCAATAAAAATGCCTAATTCATTGGCCAAAGATTTAACAAATTTCATAAATGCGATAAAAGGAGACCCTTGTTCCGATTGCAAATTTTCTTTTATCTTATCTATTCCAATTTCGGAAAGGGTTCCCAACCATAATGTGTCATCTAAATCAAGTACTATCGCTTTATATAATACTTTTAATTTGCTTATTATCTGTTCAATAATCCTCATAATAATTATTCCAACAACCGATATGTCTGTTCTACTTGAAAGTTCAACAATAGAAGGTAGATTTTGA
The sequence above is drawn from the Bacteroidales bacterium genome and encodes:
- a CDS encoding DUF488 domain-containing protein — translated: MINLFNIGFTQKTAEEFFGILKKNKIDCLVDIRLNPNGQLSRFAFEKDLPFFLDKLVDGCKYVHRVDLAPQNELLKEVRTKGSAMSKDYKLFEKEFNQYLEKKSKIGNFVEQFKNYHNVVLLCSEHTTEKCHRRLVSNMLLNKFSKDIKFGGNLK
- a CDS encoding DUF488 domain-containing protein, encoding MEKRKLYTLGYTLFQNGAVIDIEKMFKTLKEFNVTHLIDVRSMPYSKQYPQCNADNLKAASKHFSISYGHMPELGAKASPTQDVFSKATDIFFESIFPISKSNRPEDTELYADEEIVDFQKFRRNEYFSDGIKRIETAYDNNYKLALICSEKRPIDCHRYFLVSKKIEQKFGEWLDIEHIIKNQNGNIETVSNENINKQLSEIVLNKSEIKKIDVLNSSIFEPAKIDNYFGKTQQEKINDFCDRYWNLMHGWKKAKNTNNQKFEEYD
- a CDS encoding HAD-IIIC family phosphatase, whose protein sequence is MTKSEKTRNEMMKIDNAFLRVYINDFVKKFRDYNTDEFVVAIKGLNKFIIKDDTVLVSLIEELRQNNFTIENDGNQESINEIDITCKNITKNTSYNFKYQIQNLPSIVELSSRTDISVVGIIIMRIIEQIISKLKVLYKAIVLDLDDTLWLGTLSEIGIDKIKENLQSEQGSPFIAFMKFVKSLANELGIFIAICSRNDSKMVESTIEKLDDNTFPLKNQIDYIIANNNIKSENIRKIAGQLSILPNSIVFIDDNQIVRDEVKLKLPEVFVPEWTNHNELINQLIAGCIFERIELSLNSQSRRKQYKIIKTERSQNSLPTLNVKIISDDKHTESIKLYSKSNQFKFSKNDDEFDCDAKSVYFEICRENGENLGICSAITYKLTYDTFLIHNWAISCRYFEIGLEEFILIYIHNIAKASKIFINFQHSEYNQKVSELLAKYSDVFKNNDKNDIIEIIFTNEIVHNITQNTNLREL